From Stenotrophomonas maltophilia, a single genomic window includes:
- a CDS encoding Maf family nucleotide pyrophosphatase: MLYLASRSPRRNQLLARLGRPFQALDLEVVEQRAAAESAEQYVCRVAADKARAGLARVLADDPQARVLGSDTEVVLDGEVFGKPVDAADARAMLARLAGRTHQVMTAVVVVGAQGLDSELVISEVTFAPIDATDIAAYVATGEPLDKAGAYAIQGGAERWIEHLSGSYSGVMGLPLLHTDRLLARCGVPAPIADAAREAADV, encoded by the coding sequence ATGCTCTATCTTGCTTCCCGCTCCCCCCGACGCAACCAGTTGCTGGCCCGACTCGGACGCCCCTTCCAGGCCCTGGACCTGGAGGTTGTCGAGCAGCGCGCTGCGGCTGAAAGTGCCGAACAATATGTCTGCCGGGTCGCCGCCGACAAGGCGCGCGCCGGGCTGGCCCGGGTGCTGGCCGATGACCCGCAGGCGCGGGTGCTCGGTTCGGACACCGAAGTGGTGCTGGACGGTGAAGTGTTCGGCAAGCCGGTCGATGCCGCCGATGCGCGGGCGATGCTGGCGCGGCTGGCCGGGCGCACCCACCAGGTGATGACCGCCGTAGTGGTGGTCGGCGCGCAAGGGCTGGACAGTGAGCTGGTCATCTCCGAGGTGACCTTCGCGCCGATCGACGCCACCGACATCGCCGCCTACGTAGCTACCGGCGAACCGTTGGACAAGGCCGGTGCCTACGCCATCCAGGGCGGCGCCGAACGCTGGATCGAGCACCTGTCCGGCAGCTACTCCGGCGTGATGGGGCTGCCGTTGCTGCACACTGATCGTTTGCTGGCGCGCTGCGGCGTGCCGGCCCCCATTGCCGATGCCGCCAGGGAGGCTGCAGATGTCTGA
- a CDS encoding SIMPL domain-containing protein, with translation MRLTATPLLLALSLALGTSMTAHAAPPSPSIAAPAEGTLLNISANAEATRVPDVATLSAGVVTQAADGNSAMRQNAQQMDKVLAAIKAAGIAERDVQTSGVSLNPQYRYADNEAPKITGYQASNTVSLKVRDIAKLGKVLDALAAQGANQINGPSFEIDQPEPVYDEARLAALKKAQARAQTYAKSLGLQVRRIVSISENAGGGYRPMPMMRAMAAGAAMDKATPVAPGESTVSVNLDVVFELGR, from the coding sequence ATGCGCCTGACCGCCACCCCGCTGCTGCTCGCCCTGTCCCTCGCCCTTGGAACCTCGATGACCGCCCATGCTGCCCCGCCGTCGCCGTCGATCGCCGCCCCCGCGGAAGGCACCCTGCTGAACATCTCGGCCAACGCCGAGGCCACCCGCGTGCCGGACGTGGCCACCCTGTCGGCCGGCGTGGTTACCCAGGCCGCCGATGGCAACAGCGCCATGCGCCAGAACGCCCAGCAGATGGACAAGGTGCTGGCCGCGATCAAGGCCGCCGGCATTGCCGAGCGCGACGTGCAGACCAGCGGTGTCAGCCTCAACCCGCAGTACCGCTATGCCGACAACGAAGCACCGAAGATCACCGGCTACCAGGCCAGCAACACGGTCAGCCTGAAGGTGCGCGACATCGCCAAGCTCGGCAAGGTGCTGGACGCACTGGCGGCGCAGGGTGCCAACCAGATCAACGGCCCCAGCTTCGAGATCGACCAGCCCGAACCGGTGTATGACGAAGCCCGCCTGGCGGCGCTGAAGAAGGCCCAGGCCCGTGCCCAGACCTACGCGAAGTCCCTGGGCCTGCAGGTGCGCCGCATCGTCAGCATCTCCGAGAACGCCGGTGGCGGTTACCGCCCGATGCCGATGATGCGTGCCATGGCCGCCGGGGCGGCGATGGACAAGGCCACCCCGGTCGCGCCGGGTGAATCGACCGTGTCGGTCAACCTGGACGTGGTGTTCGAACTGGGCCGCTGA